Below is a window of Candidozyma auris chromosome 3, complete sequence DNA.
TTCAAGAAGTGGTACGAGGGTAATGGTCTCATTGACGACGTTGAAATTTTCGGTATGCATGCGAAGGTCTTGAGAAAGGACGACTCTCTTGCACCCATTAGTACAGAAGATATCGCCGGTGATCAAAATACTCTCAGCTCTATGGCAATGTCCATGAGCAAATATGACACACACAATATTCATAATGACTTCTCTGAGCACAAATacgaggagctcaaggCCGTTGCTCAGAGAAAATCCCCTCTTGTTTCTCCTAACTATCAGCTAGGCCATGTTAGGGTTCACGACTCCTTCATTGAGATCTTTGAAAATCATGACACCATGCCTTTTAAAGTTACAATCTTCAATTGCGATCTTCCTCAATTCCGTGGTGATCGCCTAATTGTCGACTTTTTTAATGCTAATAATGTCACTGGAGCTGTCAACAACTCAATGTTCACCATTCACAAGCATCAAACTTTCACCGATGAGAATGTCGTGAGATTCAAGCTTGATAGCATCGATATGGAGTCAATTTCTAAGGCAAATCCGCAACTGAAATTCAATTGGATTGTAAATGGAAAAGCTGAAATCCTTGCTGACATCCGCCTTCCTGAGACTAAATCTAAGGATGAAGGaagctttttctcttcgaTATCATTTCAACAGGTGTGGAATGATCTTAAGACAGCAACTTCATCTCCTCGCGATGCAGCTGAAGGTGATGACAGCAACGACAGTTTGATAAAAGGTGCCATTGCGGCAATTTACGAAACGTTCAGAAAGAACAAGGAGACAAAAAGCGAGGACTTACGAAACGAAAATGAGTATGTCATTGTTAATGTCAAGGTCAAAttcaaaaacatcaaggCAACTATGCCGAAGCATTTGCCAATGGCCACATCCACTGCACTTCCTTTTGTAACGCTTCACAATTTAAGAGCGTTGGTCGGTTTTGTCAATAGCCTCGAGAAGGACAAGAGCGATTCGATTCTCATAAAGACAACAGTGATAGAAAAACTCGCTGATTTGTACAACCTTGATAACATCACTCAGACACGTATATTTGATGCAATCGTGGCAGACATTTATGATGATTTATTGAAGGACATCAAGTTGGATGAGAAGCGCATTTTGGAGGAAAAGGCCAATTCTTGGTCCCACACGGTGGCCAGTCAACTCCTATTGCTTGGACTTGGAGTTCTCGCCTAATTCACGCATCTAGCATCATGTACATAGACCATTATGCATTTACTTTTCACGGATTTTGAGCGGTACCAGTAGCTTTGTTCTCTTATCACCCATTAtgtctttttcaacatcttcGTCTAGCGGCTTCGACCCTATACCTAGCATTGTACCTCGTTGTCTATGACTTATATCCTTCTTATCTTGAACGTCTTCTCTGCCGTCCCAACCCATCCCTCGTAGAAGCGCTGCTCCAAATTGATCGACAGGAACTTCGCCATAATCCTGTTCTGTAGGTTCGGAGGTATCGTTTGCGTCACCTAAAATGACTAACCCAGTGTCATCGACGCTTTTACCTTCGAGTAAACTTGCACGAGACTCGTCAATGTTGTTTGActcatctttcttttcaaaagaccCTTTCTTCCTTCGTACTATGCCACTAGACAAAGATTGGGGCTTGATGACAAGCGTCTTTCTCTCATTCACATGGGTTTCACCAGCCATAGCTCCCTTCTCCAGGAAAGCATCTATTGACGTTTTAGTAGAGCTTTCTTCATGACGATCATCGTCTAATAAATTCTTCAGAGAAGCAAGATTTCCCACATTTGCTCTCTTTGTAAGCCTATTTCCAGGCTTGGATGGCTTCTGGACTTTGTTTTTTAGGTTCAACAGAAACCCACCCATGAAAGATGCCTTGATTGATGCTAATGCAGGTTTGGTGAGATTCCCCAGATAGGATGTACTTTGGAGTGTTTGGCAACAAAAACGAtatgctttttttgtttcaaGACTAACTTGGCGAAAGGAACTAGGCCGAAGAAGAATGATATAATGTTGTCAGATCCAAGAGTTTTTTATTAGGGTTTCTTTACCACACCCTAACATCCTTAGATGCATGATTTGCTTATGGGAAGCTCTTCTGACCAAGTATTGTTCGATCGCTGtcgcttttcttttgactCCATTCGGTCGAAATCTTTCACTATTTCttcatatatatatatatatgtataTATATTCCTCGAGCACAAAGTTCGTTGCAAGCCAACTCGAATgctttttgcagccatgcTCCTTCATCAGGATTTAAATTCAGAAACACAAGCTTTTTCCTTAAGGAATCCAATTCATAAGACATGTAACCATTCTCCTTCAGTTCCGACCGACTTCTTGTGTATTTCCCTAAGCTTGAATGCTCGAAGCTCACATGGTGATCTTTTAGAACTAATACGCGGTATAATTCGCGTTCAACTATTTACTATTCTACCAGTGATGATGCTGGGCCTGGAACAATACCTACAGCATCGATCAGACCCATTTGCCCCTGGAAATGAGCATGGTGATCCAGAATCTGGCTTAAGTTTCAGCAGCGGGGCAATTTCGGAAGAGATAACCGATATCgatgagaaggaggacCCCGTGGAATATCAGAGCTCAGAGCAAGCCAGGCTGAAAGAGTCCttgaatcttttgaagattctTTCAGGTAAACAAAGTGCCTTCAAGGCAGCtcagacaaagaaaaaggttAGAAACCTGggccttgaagaaaaaaagtacCTGGAATCAGAATTAACAGATTCATCGCTTGATGCACCTATGTATGAGCCATTATCTGAAAAAGCAGATCTGTTGAAAGAGCTTGAACAACGAATGTACAGTTCCAGGAAGTCAGCATCCGCCATGGATCTTCTCAATATACGACGAGCTGAAAAACATGAAGAGAACCTTCCCTCAGAGGAGCATGTGGAGGTCATTCCAGATCATGAAAGTTCTGATTGCGAGCCTGAAGTCATCGAGGAGATACAAACGAATAAAGTTGCAGTTCGAGATATATTTTCGAGCTTTGGCCATCGCCGTAAGATGAACAAGGACGGAGAATGGAAACTCGAGGTGAAGCTTCGCATAAGTCCAAACAAACTTGGGGAAATCAAGAAATACGATGACCCCTTCAGAACACGAGGAATAAATCCCGGTGGAAGCAGTATGATAAATACGCTAATGAGGAAGCGTCACACTAAGATTGTCACGCTACGCCTACCATCAAATTTTCTCCAAGAGATTCAAAAGACTCTTAACCCGCTTTATACTAAGAGTTCAGGGATACCGAACGGTAAGAGTGCTAGATGCGTATTCGATGAAATGATGCAAAGCGCCAGTGTAACAGCTTATCCCAAGCTTACACCTTTgcagaaagcaaaagaacTATATCCACCGCCAATAAGAAGGCAAGAGATGCACGTCATTGATAGAGATCAGCTTTTACATATATCAACTTCATCGAATCTCAAACCTCGGGAGAAGAGGACTTCTATTCATGAAAATCTAGGGTCTCTCTCCTCGTTATGCATCCACAAATATCCTCCACAGAATGGCCACGAGTCAATCAGCAGCATTCTTAACACCATTGACGACATAGATGATTTTATTGCCGACAAGGCACCACTTGCATTCGAAAGCCAACCGCATACGCGGATTTACAAGCAATTCATACAACATCACGCTTTAGATAACAATCAGCTCTGGACGGACAAGTTTTCTCCCCCCAGCGCAGACGATTTATTACTCGACCCTCAGACTAGGTACACTTTTGGGCGGTGGATTAACAACGCCTTCTCCATACTCAAATCGcaatcaacaaagacacCAAGGAATGTGAAAATCCGTGAGCAACAGATGAGGCAACGAAAGAAACAATCTCAATCCATGCAAGGCTTCATTGTAAATGACATAGAAGACGATTCGGAAGAAACAGAGGAGGATGTTTTTGTTCCTGTTCTCATACTACAAGGTCCACTGGGTTGTGGTAAATCAGCTGCAGTGTATGCTGCCATGAAAGCACTCGATGGATATGTTTATGAGATTAATGCTGGGCAAAATCGATCCAGAAGAGATCTCTACGGTCCTCTCAAAGAGTTTTGCACCACAAACATTATTAGTCAGAGAGGCCAAGAGAAATCATTTCAAGAAGGATTGGTGTTCTTTGAGGATTGCGATGTGCTATTTGAGCAAGATAAAACATTCTGGACTGCTGTCCAGGATGTaatcaatttctccaagCGACCCATTGTCATCTCGGCGCAGGACACTTCAAGTATACCACGTTCCATTTGGGAGCAAGCCGAAGAACAAAATTCCGTAATATATATCGAGAGTCAGGATACGGAAGCTTTCAAACAGTACATTTGGCTATGTTGCTTCTCCGAAGGCTACGATTTATCTGACAATATCTTAGACTGGGTCTCAAAGCAAAGCAACAGAGGCTCTTACGACGTAAGAAAGGCACTCATGATTTCCCAATGGCTCTGCAAAGAAGACGTGGATCTAAACTCTGATGAAACTCTTCTGATAGATATGAGACGTGACCAAACCAACGATTCGAACTACGACAGTTCGCTAGAAGCTTTCGCTCGAGAACGTGATattctctcttcctcagatGTGATCGTTGCCAATATGAGATCGGTGAAGCTCCAGGAACAAAGTCCCAATGAATTACTAGACTCATATATCGTTGACGATGGTCAATCGCTCCATCCTTCTCCTGAACCCGATGAGTGCAATGTTGGAAAATATATTCACAATAGGCTTAATGTCAAAAACGACAAAGAGCTATCACTATTACTGTTTAATAAGATTAGAAGCGTTGTTTTGGAATTCGTTGCCTCACGAACTAAAAAGAGACCGAAGTTTCTTCAGGACTACTACGGAGTTCGAACATCAACGAGAAGCCGCTCTTCTGAGTCCTCATTTGATCTGCCGATGCTCGACGCACAAGACTTACCTGAGACATCAGTGTGCTACAGCATGAGTAAGACCTCTTTTATTCTTGAACTAGCAGCCTACTGTCGTGATTGGGCACgctttcaaaaagctctATATGATGTTGAGCGAGAGAGAAGACAGAAAGGCGAAGATATCAGTATAGAGGCCATGGGATGGAGACATTTTCAGAAAGGAACAGCAGAAATCTTATCCGTCTTTCCAAATGTCAAAGCTTCGCCTAAATCAATCTCGTCCTAGACTTAAGCATACCTCCTCCGAATGAACGCACTGCCTTGTGCTTAAAATCTGTAGATTGAAGTCGGCGCCAGGCCTCCTCAATGTGGTATGGTTGTATTGGCTTTGCAAGCTCGTCtggcttttcaaaaagatacTTTCGCTTCCGCTTATTGATCTCTTTATTTATAGCCCCAGCCTTCAGTAGGTTCTGCTGGATGAGTTTCTCCTCTGCTGTTTTGATAGACATAGCCACCTCCGTCAAGGAGCAGACTATTTCGaaagtcaagaagccaagaaTATCAATGACATCGTCATTGGGCCTGGACTCACATATTTGCGTAATTTGGGCCCACTCTCTGAACTTTTTAGCCTTTCGAAAGGTAAATGAAGCCTGACGGCACTCGGACCAATGCACATATTCCTCCTTAGTCATGTTTTTCGTTCTATCGTCCGCCATTTTCAACCTCTTCAATGATGCCATTGTAGCGGCtttctcctcgtcgtcCACTTCCTCGGCTTCTTCTGCGGTTTCGAGGTGTTGTTCACTGAACATGAATTGCACCTCCCAAGGCAACCTGatctttgactttttgtATCGTGTCATCATTTTTGATTGGTCATTGGCCCCAGGAGCAGCTACAGCTGAAGCAGGGGCGGCAgcatctccttcaagaagaccCTCGGCACCACCACCTTCCTGATCTTTAGTGTTCTTTCTAACATCTTTCCAGGAGAGGTACGTGATGAGACGATTGACCTTGGCTTTATCATGTCGTATGAGGAAAATCACATCTTCTGAAGATATGGATCGGGTCCCTCTGCTGGCAGCTGTCTTCGTCGCCTGAAGTAGAATCTCAATAACTTGTCCTCTTACAATGTCCTCAATTAGCGAGGTTGTCTCAACTGGCAGATCATTGACCTCACCAGAGACAAACATCATTTGTTGAACCTCAACTCTGTACCTGTACTTGTCTGAGTTCGACATGCTGTAAGATCACCAAAGCTAGTTTACTGCGATTTAGTGAATTTGATATCGCGCAGTACTACAAGTTCATATGTTCATGATGTTGAAACTACAATCAATACAAACACAAAAGTTTTTTTATAGCCTGTTATTGATTTGAAAAGTCAAACTCTATCTTTGCAAAGGATTCCCAAAATACGGCTATGTGAGACACCAAATTATAAAGGGTTGAGTTTGTGGCGTTTAAACATAGCTTCCCAGACTTACGTCAATTCCAAAACGGAAACGATTGCCCGAATAAATGAggagatttttgaaataCTAAAACAATTATTTATCACTGTAGTAGACTCATAACGAGAAGCATCAGATTATGTAAGTGGTTGGTGAGCGTCAGTGGCTCACTGAAGATGTACTATGGGCCTCAGTGAAGATCACAATTGAAACAACGAGCACATGAACATATCCACGACGTGTTTTAAATGTTCGATATTAAAAAGTAGTAAAACGGCTTCTTGTAAGAAGCCCCAGCTTCCCAAGACCGGGTAACGTTGCGCGAAGAAGAGTATATAAGTACGaaaaaattcatcaaaatactcatcttcttctatATTATCAAACAACAGAAAGTATGTTTATATTTTGTTGCAGTTTTGAAATGATGACTCTGAGTGCATTTGGCTCGAGACTTTCTGTCGGTGTGGAAAAACCTAAGCTACCTTATTATCATTGGCTGATATTACTGCTTTTACACGTATGCTCATTACTAACCTAAAGACGAAACATTTGAATCACCATTTGCTCATTCTACTCTCATGCCACAATAAGAAGGACAAGTAGGATCACGAGGACGACTACCAAAACGCCTATGCAACAGTTACTAGCCGTATCTCTGTTTTTCTCGATCACGTAGTTTATGCGCTTCAAACCTCTTTGGAGCTTACTTCCAACTGTATCCATGTCTTGATCTAACTCATCAAGCATGAAACCTTGCTCTTCGAGCTCACCACCCATCATCTGTGCTTGTTGATTAAGGTTTCGCATGGTTTCGTGTATCGAGTCGAGTTGAAGATCCTGATTCTGAATCGcctcttgctcttgaaaCTGATTGAATTCCCTGTCTATTCTGCGACTATCGCTTGATGGTCCCTCTCTATCCTCGTCCTGACTGATTCGATTTGACATGGTGGTGATTTCTCTCTGCCTTTGGGGGTACTTCACTCTTTCATCCCACTCATTCTTGAGTCCAGCGATCTTCAGCTGCAACTGGCTCAAGATCTGTTTTCTGCTGACTATCTCCGATGAGCTTAGATTGAATTGTGACGGGTTTGATTCAGAGATTTGTACTGCTTGCTTTAGATCTTCTAGAGTCTCCGTCAACTCCTCATAATTGTTGTGAAAGTCTAGCTTGGCTTCATCAGTGATGTGAAAAGACCGTTTAACAAAAGTGTCCAACGAATGAATCTGAGACCAGCAGTCCTCCTCTACCTCTTTAAATGGATCCATTCGATGTTCATAAGTATGCAATGCGCCTCAACTTGGCTCTAACACACCTTCAAGTAAGGTCACGTGACGctgttgagaagaaacgTACAATGTCTTACTCAAATTTCATCGCAATTGAAGCTTCATAGACTTGAAATGAGACCATGGATCTAAGCTTGAAGACCCTGCTCTTTAAACGCTTTGCCAGATCATAGTTAGTGCATGAAGCTAATACATGGATGCGTTGCATCTCACCAACATACGCACAACGCGAAAATCTCCCACTAGTACACTTTCTACAATGTCTGCTTCTGACCCAATTTCAGAGAATGGCGTTCTGAACAATTCCGTGGCACCGGAACTTTCGAGTATCGACTTGAAACGCGAAGAATCTCCACctgtgaagaaaatcaagacCGAAGAGGCGTCTATACCAAAGCACACAGAACCTCCAGTGCACGAGATTGTCGGTGGTTCTTCAATTAGACAATATCTCAATAAGCACTTGACCCAGCACCTTCTAGAAGGCTTGAAGCAAGTTGGCAAGGATAAGCCAGAGGACCCTTTGTTGGCTCTCGGGAAATTTTTGATTCAGCGTTCTGAGGATCTTAAAGGAGAGTGTAATAAAGATGCAGAAGGTAATGCTTCATAGTTCTGCAGTACTGAATTGCTCTTCAGTAAATAAATCCGCCTTGGCTGTTATCTGAAGATATCACCTGCTGAATTTTCCACTGCCATACGGCTAGACATACGCCCTAGATTATGTCGCTCCAGGACGTGCTCTGATCACGCATTTGGGAAACAGTTTTTGGCAATTTGTTTTCAGTAAAGTGTTCTATATTCTCGCCATTAGAGATAGATATGCTGAGAGCTTTGAAGCTAAACCGCCAGTCTGCAAATCTTTGCGAGAATGTGAGGTCTTACAACCCGCTTCATCGCATTTGAGGAGTTATTACAAAGTCAAAAGACCAGAAAAGTCTTCATTGCTCcagagaaagagcaaagaCTTGTGAACATAAGTTGATAGAGACATCAGAAAGTGTGTGTAAGCTGAAATAGACTCATGGTAAATATCACCTTATTGTTATCAAAAATAAACGCACACACAAGATAGGTATACGGAGTAGCAAGTAACCAAATACGAGAATCTCTGTCCGGAAGTGAAAGATGGGAAGAAAACTGTCTAAGTTAATGACAAGCTGACGTCACTTTGTTCATAGCAGGTGAACCCCGTACAGCCTGCACAGTTTAGTAAAGCAGCACCTTTAACGCAATAAACGCAACAGACGCCACTGACAACTTTCCTTCTCCAGCATGCCTGGCGATTCTTCTTTACGTCCATATTATGATCATGATACCTTCAACGCTGGGTATCTGGTCATTTATAAACCAGGCATTGGCGTTGTGGACACCGCGACTGATAAACCTATCATCGCATCATTAGGTCAATCTCTAGGGAACTCGCTTGCCGGAAAGGGTGTTGGTATCAATGGTATCAAGAATGCCGGTAACAGAACCTCTTTTAGCTCGGTTGGACCTGGTGGAGACAAAAACTATGTATATGACTTGGAATTCCTGGAATATTTTGACTTCAGCAATCTCCTGgaacttctcaaaaacttgttttggaatttttttaaaaactACTGCAAGGTCGTGGTATCTCAGCCTTTAGAAATTGTCAGATTGGTTTTGCAAGTTGGCTACTTTGACTTTTCAACCTCGAAACCCCGGCAAACGTCAAAGAACCATCGCAGACTTGCTGCAAGCATAAATAGTTCGACGGGTTCCATGGTTTCCGAAGGCGATTTGCTTTCGAGCTCAGAgggcgaagaagagattgattTTTTCCAACTGACTCACGGCGAACCCCCAATGCAGAAATCCGTGGTGTCGAAGAAACAGAAACCTGTATCAAAGACCTCAAAGATTCAACCTGTTTCCGCACATACGGTCGATATATTGACCGcaattgcttcaaaagatggaCCATTTGCTTTATTTCGTGGAGTGAACGCGTCATTCATCCATCATACCTTGTTACACACAATAGAAGCCTGGATCACTGGCTTCCTCTCTCCATTCTTGGGGATCCCCGATcccttcttccttgatctcaCGCACCTGACTGAGCCTGCCAAATCACTATGGCTATCTGTGCTGGCTTGTGTATTGGCAGGTGTTGTATTGATGCCGTTGGACCTAATCAAGGTAAAACTCATGCTAACCcaattcaacaaggccaTACCTTCAGATTCAAATGAACAAAGCCCCTCAGCAACCTCAGGCTccgatgaagaagaacaactGGCAGAAAAGGTGAAAACCCGTTCAGTGAGAGAATCCATAAAGTATTATCCTATCCGATACGTCTTGCATCCCCCATTCACAATAACTTTGTTGACGGTTTTGCATCAGTTCTCAACGACCGTATTCCGCAAAGCTTCGCCGTATATTTTGTTTATCCGCTACAATGTGGATGCATATTCGGCTCCTAATTGGTACACGATGGCCAATTTGTTTCTACTGATTGCTGAATTATTCATCAAGCTACCTATGGAAAATTTGTTACGAAAAGAACAGGTGAGATTCCTACTTACACCGAAGAGCAGTGAAAGTGACCCACACAGAGTTGTCACAATCGACAACCCTGATGAAGATCTTATAGTGACTTTCAATAATTGGGATGCTGCACATGCTCACAGGACGAATGGTGaactttctctttggcaaaggATCAGATTACTTGGACTTTTCAATGGCTGGAGAGTAGGCGTCCTCAATGTAATTGGGTTTTGGGGTTACAACATATTTCGGTCTAGCGAAGTGCTCACCGAGGAAAAGCTTTAGCGTCTCTTTTATATCCATGATGAATTTATGATAAAATCGAGCTAATGTAATCTGTGCTGTAGTTTGTGGGGCTCGCACAGGAGTGCGTGAGATTCGAACAAGAACTAACAACTAATCTAAATCAGCAGTGAGTGGCCCCGACAATGACATCAAGCATGGCCTACGATCCAGACGATTTCGAAAATAACAACCCCTTTGCCGAGCCAGAGGAGCACATCACACCTGTCAATGTGGgcaccatcaacaatcaTGCTTCAGACTCTCAATCGTTAGATCTGGAAAATGTTGATCACGATATTTCGGTGAGTTTTCTGCAAGAGCAAGGGCAGGTGGAGCATGAAAGCAAAGGTCAAATTAAAAGGACGGAAAGTGGTAGattggtggaggaggatCTTCGAAAACTTCTACCTGAGAGATTCACAAGAAAGTATCTGATGAGAATACATCTAAGAGATATCGAGGATAATAAGCCAAACAATCCAATTCTTCGTTTTGATGCTTACGTGAGAGGTTTACCAAAGTTTAGGGATCAAGTATACAAGGATATACGTCGAACATACAACGAAGTGCGCAAGTTCAATGAATACTTGATAGTGTCTAATCTTGAAGTGTTCGTTCCAGTTATACCAAGTCTGGTCACTTCATATCCCTCTGGTGGTGAAgacgaaaagaagcagcttaTGTACAACTGGTCGGAATGGTTCAACAGAATTGCTCTGAACCCAATTTTGATACGAGACGAAGAGTTCGTATACTTCATCGAAAGTGATTTCGGGTACTCAGTCATAAATACAGAACGCAAACAGCTGGTCGCCACTGGGCTTATGCGTAAGACTATGAAACAATTAAACAACCCTTATGACCCTTATCAAGAGCTCGCCACGTTTAGACCCATGATCAAGTCAGCATACTTGCTTTGTCAGAGATTAAACAAAACTATGGAGAAACATCAAAAGCTCGAGAAGCAGCTTCTGGCAAGTATGAGTGAATTGGGCACTAAACTAAAGGGACTTTCTCAATTCGAGACCGTTCATCCAGGTATGAGAAACTTATGGGAGAAAGTCGCAAAAGTCACCCAGTATCAAGCTGATTTACTTCTCCTAAAGCTGATAATGGATATGGGTGTTCTTGGCGATGGTGCAAAAGCTTTTAGTGCTGACTTCTATGAGATTAAGGAAGCGCTCACGAACCGTTATCTTATAATGAGAGAGCTTAGTCAAGCTGAGGCTCAAACAAAGGCGAAGCACTCTCAAGCgtccaagatcaagaataAAGCCTCCTTGGATCCTATACGTGCAGAAGAAGCGCTAAAGGTGCTTGAATatgctcaaaaagctgaGGAAAGCCTACATATGCAAGTGAAGCGGATATCAGGAGAGATGATGTTTGAAAGAAAGGAGGTGATCGACTTCAcggagaagaaaatgaaaaaacTTCTTAAGCAGTTCACTCTCAACCGTGTTGACCAGCATCGTAAACTTTTGAACAATTTGGAGACTATCCGACTTGACGTGAGAATTATAGATGAAAATGGAGGACTCTCACGTCTCAACAGGGAGCATCTCAACCAGATGAAGCACAACCTAGCCCAATCACAGGCAGCGAACGAGGATTTGTGGTCATCAAGACTGTTCAGGAGTCTAACCAAAGAGCAGCTTGAAAGAGAGGAAGCAATAAGGAATAAAGGAGACTTGGATGTTGGATCTCTAGATGCGAAAAAAGCAGCGTCTTTACTTGGAACCGCAACATTTTGAGGTGTGGCTACGAAGCAGAATTTAAGAGAAGCTAATGGGACCCATTCAGCTCTCGCTCGGCTACGTTGATTTTCAGGATACAGACATGGCTGACCATACTTTCTCTCTACTTGTGGAGCATGAGTCGAGCACTTGGACGCTGTCTACTCTAGGTGGACAAATTACAAGTTTAGcctcctcatccttctcACCCGCGGGTCGATGGTCGAGCCTGTGGCTCTATTTTCGATGGGAAAATATACTTTGAAGCTTAAATAAGATACACCGGGGGACCCGAGCAGAAAGCGCTGTGTAAGCTGTACGATATTTCTTTGAGTCTCATTTCCTAACACTAATCGTAAATCGATGCATGATACAGCGGGATTAAGTACAAAATTTAGAAGAATATCGACAAGGTCTTACTAAGTTCTCAAAACACTCACATATGAAAGAGTAACTCGATCTATCTATTTTTTAGAGGTGACCAGTGACTTCTACGAGCAAGAGCATTTATAATGAAGCTTAAGAAAGTGAGAACTGGTCGCGCCAATACTTTGACAATGCATGGATCTGCTACATTTTATGAAGAGTTGCATAAATATTCATTGCACGACGTAAACACATGAGAGCTCAGATGCTTAGTTAACAACATATCTCTTTTCGGCTTCCTTCCAGTTGATCACATTCCAGATGGCCTTGAAGTAGTCTGCCTTGACGTTTTGGTATTGCAAGTAGTAAGCGTGCTCCCAAGCATCAATAGCAACCAATGGCACCAATGGTCCGGTAACAGTGTCTTGGTTAGCAGTGGTGACAACATCCAAAGCACCACCGTTTTCCTTGTTTTTCACAATGAAAGCCCAGCCAGAACCCTGAATGCCAGCCAACTTggcgttggtgatgttctGCAAGTTCTCAAGACTGCCATACTGCtccttgattctcttgGAGAGCTCAGAATCCTCCGAAGGTGGCTCACCACCA
It encodes the following:
- the SPT3 gene encoding transcriptional regulator SPT3 yields the protein MSNSDKYRYRVEVQQMMFVSGEVNDSPVETTSLIEDIVRGQVIEILLQATKTAASRGTRSISSEDVIFLIRHDKAKVNRLITYLSWKDVRKNTKDQEGGGAEGLLEGDAAAPASAVAAPGANDQSKMMTRYKKSKIRLPWEVQFMFSEQHLETAEEAEEVDDEEKAATMASLKRLKMADDRTKNMTKEEYVHWSECRQASFTFRKAKKFREWAQITQICESRPNDDVIDILGFLTFEIVCSLTEVAMSIKTAEEKLIQQNLSKAGAINKEINKRKRKYLFEKPDELAKPIQPYHIEEAWRRLQSTDFKHKAVRSFGGGMLKSRTRLI
- the SDC1 gene encoding Sdc1p, which gives rise to MSASDPISENGVSNNSVAPELSSIDLKREESPPVKKIKTEEASIPKHTEPPVHEIVGGSSIRQYLNKHLTQHLLEGLKQVGKDKPEDPLLALGKFLIQRSEDLKGECNKDAEGNAS
- the VPS17 gene encoding retromer subunit VPS17 translates to MAYDPDDFENNNPFAEPEEHITPVNVGTINNHASDSQSLDSENVDHDISVSFSQEQGQVEHESKGQIKRTESGRLVEEDLRKLLPERFTRKYSMRIHLRDIEDNKPNNPILRFDAYVRGLPKFRDQVYKDIRRTYNEVRKFNEYLIVSNLEVFVPVIPSSVTSYPSGGEDEKKQLMYNWSEWFNRIASNPILIRDEEFVYFIESDFGYSVINTERKQSVATGLMRKTMKQLNNPYDPYQELATFRPMIKSAYLLCQRLNKTMEKHQKLEKQLSASMSELGTKLKGLSQFETVHPGMRNLWEKVAKVTQYQADLLLLKSIMDMGVLGDGAKAFSADFYEIKEALTNRYLIMRELSQAEAQTKAKHSQASKIKNKASLDPIRAEEALKVLEYAQKAEESLHMQVKRISGEMMFERKEVIDFTEKKMKKLLKQFTLNRVDQHRKLLNNLETIRLDVRIIDENGGLSRLNREHLNQMKHNLAQSQAANEDLWSSRSFRSLTKEQLEREEAIRNKGDLDVGSLDAKKAASLLGTATF